A genomic segment from Neobacillus sp. YX16 encodes:
- a CDS encoding ABC transporter permease subunit, translating to MYIKKNYILYLLIAPAVILTIIFKYIPIYGATIAFKDFSPIRGITGSEWVGFKHFTSFLTSPNFIEILMNTIKLSSFELLIGFPIPIILALMLNQLRKSSVKKNVQLALYAPHFISVVVVSGMVFLFLSPVGPINAVLSTFFDKPISFMSDPDYFRTIYIWSGVWQGAGWASIVYVAALANVDPQLHEAATLDGASLLQRIWHIDLPTLKPVMAVLFILAAGGIMGIGFEKAYLMQTPMNSPSSEIIATYVYKRGLLAGDYSFATAVGLFNAVVNVILLGVVNQVVKKLNEGEGLV from the coding sequence ATGTACATTAAAAAGAACTACATTCTTTATTTGCTTATTGCGCCTGCTGTTATTCTTACAATTATATTTAAGTACATCCCCATATACGGGGCGACGATTGCCTTTAAAGATTTTAGTCCGATCAGGGGGATTACAGGGAGTGAATGGGTAGGTTTTAAACATTTTACAAGTTTCCTAACGTCGCCTAATTTCATCGAAATATTAATGAACACGATTAAATTAAGTTCCTTTGAACTTTTGATAGGATTTCCTATTCCAATTATATTGGCTCTTATGTTAAACCAACTGCGAAAATCAAGTGTGAAGAAGAATGTTCAGTTAGCCTTATATGCACCGCATTTCATATCTGTGGTTGTCGTTTCGGGAATGGTCTTTCTTTTTCTATCACCGGTTGGACCTATTAATGCGGTGTTATCAACCTTTTTTGATAAGCCGATTTCATTCATGTCTGACCCGGATTATTTTAGAACGATCTACATCTGGTCTGGAGTATGGCAAGGGGCAGGCTGGGCATCCATTGTTTATGTTGCCGCACTTGCTAACGTTGACCCGCAGCTTCATGAAGCAGCAACACTTGACGGGGCGTCACTCCTACAACGAATCTGGCATATCGATCTTCCAACGCTTAAGCCAGTGATGGCAGTCTTGTTTATCTTAGCGGCTGGAGGAATCATGGGAATTGGTTTTGAAAAAGCGTACTTAATGCAAACGCCAATGAATTCGCCATCATCAGAAATTATTGCTACTTACGTTTATAAACGAGGGTTGCTGGCAGGTGATTACTCGTTTGCAACCGCAGTCGGATTATTTAATGCCGTTGTAAATGTAATTTTACTTGGAGTTGTCAATCAGGTAGTTAAGAAACTAAACGAAGGCGAAGGACTCGTTTAA
- a CDS encoding sugar ABC transporter substrate-binding protein, with amino-acid sequence MKKWLTVIILFGIAGFAYFYIFTLSSDSPDKEKQVKQVELTFLRNLANPAFNQAYEEMVSAFESTHPNIKINMQSMHWGSEYELRLRTELAAGNHPDIMAIDSPNLALYANSGSLLSIDSYMKEEGNIEDIPESVLKGLTYKDEIYLAPIVESSIALFYNMNIFRKAGIPFPSGNPNNPLTWEEVLEIAIKVNNPAKGVIGIDPAQGFNVGEGPAYFKIPILWQFGADVISPDGTTAQGYLNSPEALEALQFYQDLYRKHGVAAVEMPPAPFETDKLGMTILGSWAISELQQTPGFVLGEDFGVAPLPKGKNQVVPNGGWALGISSKTKHPEEAWEFVKFATGYEGSKLFVEISGDLPARYSVAKDFPELNEYPKNIFVQQDQNYSKNRPVTPAYPVISEAIKDLFEEVGLEGKNVEEAANKAVEKINNGLKDIKK; translated from the coding sequence GTGAAGAAATGGTTAACTGTCATCATTCTTTTTGGTATAGCGGGATTTGCGTATTTTTATATTTTTACTTTATCAAGTGACAGTCCAGATAAAGAGAAGCAGGTAAAACAAGTCGAACTGACCTTTTTACGAAATTTAGCGAATCCAGCGTTTAATCAGGCCTATGAAGAGATGGTTTCTGCCTTTGAATCAACGCACCCCAATATTAAGATTAATATGCAATCGATGCACTGGGGAAGTGAATACGAATTAAGGCTGCGTACTGAACTTGCTGCAGGAAACCATCCGGATATTATGGCGATTGATAGTCCAAACCTGGCTCTTTATGCAAATTCCGGTTCGCTATTATCGATTGATTCTTATATGAAAGAGGAAGGAAATATTGAAGATATACCTGAAAGTGTATTAAAGGGTTTAACCTATAAGGATGAAATTTACCTTGCTCCAATTGTGGAATCGAGCATTGCCTTATTTTACAATATGAATATTTTCAGGAAGGCAGGGATCCCCTTTCCTTCAGGAAATCCAAACAATCCTCTGACGTGGGAGGAAGTGCTGGAGATAGCTATAAAAGTTAACAATCCTGCAAAAGGTGTGATAGGAATAGATCCTGCCCAAGGCTTTAATGTTGGAGAAGGTCCTGCTTATTTTAAAATACCGATCCTTTGGCAGTTCGGAGCAGATGTTATTAGTCCAGATGGAACAACTGCACAGGGGTATCTTAATTCACCTGAAGCATTAGAAGCCCTACAATTTTATCAAGATTTATATAGGAAGCATGGGGTAGCGGCGGTTGAAATGCCTCCCGCTCCTTTTGAAACAGATAAGCTTGGGATGACGATTTTGGGTTCTTGGGCGATATCGGAATTGCAACAAACTCCTGGTTTTGTGCTTGGAGAAGATTTTGGGGTCGCCCCCCTGCCGAAGGGGAAAAATCAAGTTGTCCCGAATGGCGGCTGGGCACTTGGGATTTCATCCAAAACCAAGCACCCGGAGGAAGCCTGGGAATTTGTGAAATTTGCTACAGGGTATGAGGGTTCGAAATTGTTCGTCGAGATTTCCGGGGATTTACCTGCGCGATATTCAGTAGCAAAAGACTTTCCGGAACTCAATGAATATCCCAAAAATATCTTTGTCCAACAAGATCAAAACTACTCGAAAAATCGACCGGTAACTCCAGCCTATCCAGTCATCAGCGAAGCGATTAAGGATCTATTTGAAGAAGTCGGGCTGGAAGGAAAAAATGTCGAAGAAGCCGCAAATAAAGCGGTAGAGAAAATTAATAATGGTTTAAAAGATATCAAAAAGTAA
- a CDS encoding response regulator, translated as MKVLITDDEIQIRKGLRLKVDWEEEGFQLVEEASNGKEALEILQTKDIDIVITDMRMPIMDGVELAKRCHQDFPHVKVIVLSGYSDFDYVRNSLQQGVKDYLLKPVAPDELVEALRKIRKEIEEEKRKQVEIAQMSRLVHSHLQELQEQFILHLAKEERLQLPIVIERLQQLQLQELASENGKVQFFTVEIRESHDPNRLEELRIPFQLLCKEIAQQQQSTYMFTDPSYPNMVQFLQLVDSHSSSTSHFVLLIQQNVNKLLKLETVIGIGTIVNGLSEYRSGYISSLLAWSQSQLGSKSQIMDQTAASEEVFDFSPDFERRITNSIENVDFAAFKDNLQIVLEGPRGRSVMSFSFAANQVLFMLGSLAKKYDVETKDIQNMIWNCQQNIWKLYSQHKVKEDLIQLASLIIEKVHLARFSNKKLIDSIRHYLDQHYASEISLTTLSALFHINSAHLSETFKHHVGLNFSDYLVNLRMKKARQLLKDKQLKIIDVSNLVGFSNSGYFSTVFKKHVGQTPLEFRNSIGE; from the coding sequence ATGAAAGTGTTAATCACGGATGATGAGATTCAAATTCGTAAAGGATTACGCTTAAAAGTAGACTGGGAGGAAGAGGGATTTCAACTTGTTGAAGAGGCTTCAAATGGAAAAGAAGCTCTTGAAATCCTCCAAACCAAGGATATCGATATAGTGATTACCGATATGAGAATGCCTATTATGGATGGAGTAGAATTGGCAAAACGTTGTCATCAAGATTTTCCCCATGTAAAAGTCATCGTTTTATCAGGTTATTCCGATTTTGATTATGTGCGGAATTCATTGCAACAAGGCGTTAAAGACTACTTATTAAAACCTGTTGCCCCTGATGAATTAGTAGAAGCATTGAGGAAGATTAGGAAAGAAATAGAGGAAGAGAAAAGAAAACAGGTTGAAATCGCGCAAATGAGTAGACTTGTTCATTCTCATTTACAAGAATTGCAGGAACAATTTATCCTTCATTTAGCAAAAGAGGAAAGATTACAGCTTCCGATTGTGATTGAAAGGCTTCAGCAGCTTCAGCTACAGGAACTGGCAAGTGAAAATGGGAAAGTACAGTTTTTCACGGTGGAAATTAGAGAAAGCCACGATCCTAATCGTTTAGAGGAACTAAGGATTCCATTTCAGTTGTTGTGTAAAGAAATCGCTCAACAGCAGCAATCAACCTATATGTTTACAGATCCAAGCTATCCTAATATGGTTCAATTTTTACAGTTGGTTGATTCCCATTCTTCATCGACCAGTCATTTCGTTTTGTTAATTCAACAAAACGTTAACAAACTATTAAAATTAGAAACCGTCATTGGCATTGGTACGATTGTAAATGGACTTTCAGAATATAGGAGCGGATATATATCCAGTTTACTTGCTTGGAGCCAAAGTCAACTTGGATCAAAGTCTCAGATTATGGATCAAACTGCTGCAAGCGAAGAAGTGTTTGACTTTTCTCCCGATTTCGAGAGACGGATAACGAATTCAATCGAAAATGTTGATTTTGCTGCTTTTAAAGATAATTTGCAGATTGTTCTTGAAGGGCCCAGAGGCCGTTCGGTTATGTCGTTCTCTTTTGCTGCCAACCAAGTGTTATTTATGTTAGGTTCATTAGCAAAAAAGTACGATGTTGAGACGAAAGACATTCAAAATATGATATGGAATTGCCAGCAAAATATATGGAAGCTTTATTCCCAACATAAAGTGAAAGAGGACCTGATTCAATTAGCCTCATTAATCATTGAAAAAGTTCATCTTGCTCGTTTTTCCAATAAGAAATTAATCGATAGTATCCGCCATTATTTGGACCAGCATTATGCAAGTGAAATATCCCTTACTACCTTGTCCGCTTTATTTCACATTAATAGTGCCCATTTATCGGAAACATTTAAACATCATGTCGGGCTGAACTTTAGTGATTATCTAGTTAATTTGAGGATGAAAAAGGCAAGACAATTGCTTAAAGATAAACAGTTGAAAATCATTGATGTCAGTAACTTAGTTGGCTTTTCAAACTCAGGGTATTTTAGTACGGTCTTTAAAAAACACGTTGGACAAACACCTTTAGAATTTCGTAACTCGATAGGGGAATAG
- a CDS encoding glycoside hydrolase family 32 protein — MTQTYKEQYRPQFHFSPEEKWLNDPNGMVFFNDEYHLFYQHHPFGTTWGPMHWGHAVSKDLIHWEHLPIALYPDELGGIFSGSAVVDWKNTTGFFEKDQSGLVAIYTSAGTYPDSDRPLQQQSLAYSKDNGRTWVKFEGNPVLSDVNITDYRDPKVFWHEETNKWVMVLATGQTITIYTSLNLKEWEFASEFGHSAGSHDGVWECPDLFKLPVDGEQDKWVMIVSIGDNDPSAEGSRTQYFIGQFDGTTFVNDHDDSTILWLDYGRDNYAGVSWSDIQDGRRIYLGWMSNWRYANQVPTKDWRGAMTLPRELSLAKTEVGIRLFQKPVAEVRTIRKETESHPEIAVESGSTVSIPFTNALMEITLEFEKVSSSQFGMIIHHSEQEKTVIGYNTVEEKLFVDRTFSGEHSFSTSFQAIQEAPLKLDHQRLKLQLFLDASSIEVFANNGEAAITSLLFPRESSKELILFSNEGTTNVSHLKITKLDSIWCK, encoded by the coding sequence ATGACACAAACCTATAAAGAGCAGTATCGTCCACAATTTCACTTTTCACCGGAAGAAAAGTGGCTGAATGATCCGAATGGAATGGTCTTTTTTAATGATGAATATCATTTGTTCTATCAACACCATCCCTTTGGTACGACCTGGGGGCCAATGCACTGGGGACATGCGGTAAGTAAAGACTTGATTCATTGGGAGCACCTTCCGATTGCCTTATATCCGGATGAACTTGGAGGTATTTTTTCAGGGAGTGCGGTCGTAGATTGGAAGAATACTACAGGCTTTTTTGAAAAAGATCAATCAGGATTGGTTGCGATATATACTAGTGCCGGCACTTATCCTGATTCCGATAGACCGCTTCAGCAACAAAGCTTAGCTTACAGTAAGGACAATGGAAGAACGTGGGTGAAATTTGAAGGCAATCCTGTCCTTTCAGACGTTAATATTACCGATTACCGTGACCCTAAAGTTTTTTGGCATGAAGAGACAAATAAATGGGTGATGGTGCTGGCAACGGGCCAAACGATTACGATTTATACTTCCCTTAATTTAAAAGAATGGGAGTTTGCCAGTGAATTTGGGCATAGTGCTGGTTCACATGATGGGGTTTGGGAATGTCCAGACCTATTCAAACTACCTGTAGATGGAGAACAAGATAAATGGGTAATGATCGTGAGCATCGGTGATAACGATCCATCAGCAGAAGGTTCCAGAACACAATATTTTATTGGCCAGTTTGATGGAACTACTTTTGTAAATGACCATGACGATTCGACGATTCTTTGGTTAGATTACGGCCGTGATAATTATGCGGGAGTGAGTTGGTCCGATATCCAAGATGGAAGACGCATTTATCTTGGCTGGATGAGTAATTGGCGCTATGCCAATCAAGTTCCAACTAAAGACTGGAGAGGTGCGATGACGTTACCAAGAGAATTATCCTTAGCTAAAACAGAGGTCGGAATCCGCTTATTCCAAAAACCAGTTGCTGAAGTTCGTACCATTAGAAAAGAAACGGAATCTCATCCCGAAATAGCGGTTGAATCAGGCAGCACAGTATCGATTCCGTTTACGAATGCATTAATGGAAATAACTCTCGAATTTGAAAAAGTAAGTTCAAGCCAATTTGGAATGATCATACATCATTCTGAACAAGAAAAAACCGTCATTGGCTATAATACAGTAGAAGAGAAGTTATTTGTTGACCGAACATTTTCTGGAGAACATAGCTTTTCGACATCCTTCCAAGCTATACAGGAAGCCCCATTAAAGTTGGATCATCAAAGGTTGAAACTTCAATTGTTTTTAGATGCTTCCTCCATTGAGGTGTTTGCAAACAATGGTGAGGCTGCTATTACTAGCTTATTGTTCCCGCGTGAGTCAAGCAAAGAGCTAATTTTATTTTCAAATGAAGGAACTACAAATGTTTCGCATTTAAAAATAACGAAACTTGATTCTATTTGGTGCAAGTAA
- a CDS encoding carbohydrate ABC transporter permease: MNNQIKHAKGDRILLLTNNILLTIIILAIVGPLLYVFLSSFLEPNAIIRKGLSLHSSDWSLEGYKRLFTDDTIVRGFFNSLLYSTGFTIVTVLVCLFAGYTLSVDGLVGKKVFMIFFLFTMFFGGGLIPTYFVIRDLGMLNTIWAIILPGAVNVWFIILARTYFKAVPNELKEAARIDGASDLKIFFRIILPLSKPIIFVLALYAFIGQWNAYFDAMIYLDDRELHPLQLVLRSILIQNEVQPGMVADVEARNELMRISEMIRYSSIVIASLPLLIMYPFFQKYFEKGVMVGSLK; this comes from the coding sequence ATGAACAATCAAATCAAACATGCAAAGGGCGACCGAATTCTGCTTCTGACCAATAATATTCTACTAACTATTATCATCCTTGCCATAGTAGGACCTCTATTATATGTATTTCTGTCGTCTTTCCTAGAACCAAATGCAATCATTCGAAAAGGACTGTCGTTACATTCCTCTGATTGGTCATTAGAAGGTTATAAGCGACTCTTTACGGATGACACCATTGTGAGAGGATTTTTCAACTCACTCCTGTATTCAACTGGATTTACGATTGTGACCGTACTCGTTTGTCTCTTTGCCGGATATACGTTATCGGTAGATGGTTTAGTTGGTAAAAAGGTATTTATGATTTTCTTCTTATTTACAATGTTTTTTGGAGGAGGCTTAATCCCAACGTATTTTGTTATCCGTGATTTAGGAATGCTGAATACGATTTGGGCGATTATCCTGCCTGGTGCTGTTAATGTCTGGTTTATTATTCTCGCCAGAACTTATTTTAAAGCGGTTCCAAATGAGCTGAAGGAAGCAGCAAGAATTGATGGCGCCTCCGATTTAAAAATATTCTTTCGTATCATTTTACCTTTATCGAAACCGATAATCTTTGTTCTAGCATTATATGCCTTCATTGGACAATGGAACGCCTACTTCGATGCCATGATATACCTTGACGATCGAGAATTACATCCATTGCAATTAGTATTGCGTTCGATTCTGATCCAAAACGAAGTACAGCCTGGAATGGTTGCGGATGTTGAGGCAAGGAACGAGTTAATGAGGATTTCAGAGATGATCCGCTATTCATCGATTGTGATTGCAAGTTTACCGTTATTGATTATGTACCCATTTTTCCAAAAGTATTTTGAAAAGGGAGTAATGGTTGGTTCTTTAAAATAA
- a CDS encoding sensor histidine kinase, with protein MLFSLRNRLLLIFTCLLTIPFIILSLIIPSFFTSVIREQTQELTIEMMDQFSLYVDSISTQAEDLGKQVLVDQTTQEWIRLNRQGADKEEIDALMNQLKQGLSSIMINNSNAMSISVLLDDGTGTWGVHSSLHETDWYQDFTQHNQDYVKSHLDPFQQSHEMQQKKINSYILPLIDTNTMISAGVIKVNFPSALLETALNKITIGQNEHTYLLNHQGENILSGKIKIPNSILKQSLKQITTSDDQEGLIEASYQKEKYLVFFQKLPVGDWILVSEVTESDLFARANHLQRNLLLTSAVLFFITIVASVIMSNNITSPLGKLAKALVFIERGDFTGAKRFMPHIKSQNNEVDYLINVTEHTIDQLQNLIETEYEANLRRKDAEYKALLLQINPHFLNNTLEIIGSLALQGKSKEVMNVSIYLGKMLRYSLNTKSNIVPLGEEVNYIKSYTNILKLRYEDTITIHMDVDPDTITTPVIKFILQPLVENAVKYSFSEKTFANILIKTEVIGSQLTLSVADKGMGMSHEVISDLLSQADETLYVLESKGNSIGLRNVLGRLKLTYGDDFSYQIESTKNEGTKITLLIDLKRGGRQNESVNHG; from the coding sequence ATGCTTTTCTCATTACGCAATCGTTTATTACTTATTTTTACGTGTTTGCTAACGATTCCATTTATTATATTATCTTTGATTATTCCTAGCTTTTTTACGTCTGTTATTCGAGAACAGACTCAAGAGTTGACCATAGAAATGATGGATCAGTTTTCACTTTATGTTGATTCCATCTCTACACAGGCAGAGGATTTGGGCAAGCAAGTACTTGTTGACCAGACCACGCAGGAATGGATTAGATTAAATAGACAAGGTGCTGACAAGGAAGAAATCGATGCATTGATGAATCAACTTAAACAGGGACTATCCTCGATCATGATTAACAATTCTAATGCGATGTCGATTTCGGTACTGCTTGATGATGGGACCGGTACTTGGGGTGTTCATTCCTCACTTCATGAAACAGATTGGTATCAGGACTTTACCCAACATAATCAGGACTATGTTAAATCACATTTAGATCCATTTCAGCAAAGTCATGAAATGCAACAAAAGAAGATCAATAGCTATATTTTGCCCCTCATTGATACCAATACGATGATATCAGCAGGGGTCATTAAAGTGAATTTCCCTTCTGCTTTACTGGAAACGGCCCTAAATAAAATCACAATTGGACAAAATGAGCATACGTATTTGTTAAATCATCAGGGTGAAAACATTTTGTCAGGCAAGATAAAGATCCCAAATTCGATCCTGAAACAAAGTTTAAAGCAAATCACCACTAGCGATGACCAAGAAGGGCTAATTGAAGCCTCTTACCAGAAGGAGAAGTATTTAGTTTTCTTTCAAAAGCTGCCAGTAGGGGATTGGATCCTAGTCAGTGAAGTAACAGAGTCCGATTTATTCGCAAGGGCCAATCATTTACAGCGAAACCTTCTTTTAACGAGTGCAGTCCTTTTTTTCATCACCATTGTGGCTTCGGTGATTATGTCTAACAATATTACAAGTCCTTTAGGAAAACTCGCAAAAGCGCTTGTGTTTATCGAACGGGGAGATTTTACAGGGGCAAAACGCTTTATGCCTCACATTAAATCTCAAAATAATGAAGTTGATTACCTTATTAATGTTACGGAACATACGATTGATCAATTGCAGAATTTAATTGAAACCGAATATGAAGCCAATTTGCGCCGGAAAGATGCGGAATATAAGGCCTTATTATTACAAATCAATCCTCACTTTCTGAACAATACACTTGAAATTATAGGAAGTCTAGCGCTTCAAGGAAAAAGTAAAGAGGTTATGAATGTAAGCATTTATTTAGGAAAAATGCTGAGATATTCTTTAAATACAAAAAGCAATATTGTACCGTTAGGTGAAGAAGTAAATTATATCAAGAGTTACACGAACATATTAAAGTTAAGATATGAGGACACGATTACGATTCATATGGATGTAGACCCTGACACCATAACGACCCCCGTAATAAAATTCATTTTACAGCCACTCGTGGAAAATGCAGTGAAATATAGTTTCAGTGAAAAGACGTTTGCCAATATTTTAATAAAAACTGAAGTGATTGGAAGTCAGCTTACCCTGTCAGTGGCAGATAAAGGGATGGGGATGTCTCATGAGGTCATTTCGGATTTATTATCTCAAGCTGATGAAACTCTATATGTATTGGAAAGCAAAGGAAACAGCATTGGGTTAAGAAATGTACTTGGACGATTAAAACTTACCTATGGAGATGACTTTTCCTATCAAATTGAATCTACAAAAAATGAAGGTACGAAGATTACTTTACTGATTGATTTGAAGAGGGGGGGAAGACAGAATGAAAGTGTTAATCACGGATGA
- a CDS encoding ABC transporter substrate-binding protein, producing MKKRMFTTASALLLSGSLLLTGCTSKSGGSESFSSKDYGLKEVSFPLKEVKTLKIMTSSSPLAPENPNDKLIFQRLEEQTGVKVDWRNYTTDIFNEKRNLAIASGELPDAIFNAGFSDYELLKHAKDGVIVPVEDLIQYMPNLQAVLEKAPQYKAMMTAPDGHIYAFPWIEELGEGKESIHSLDAFPWINMEWLNKLGLEVPKTTEELKKVLLAFKTQDPNGNGEADEIPMSFIINDGGQDPHSLFGAFGLGDNWDFTVVTNDGEVKLTAADESYKKAISWFNDLYNEGLIDIEAFEHDWNTYLAKGRDKKYGLYFTWDKGNITGMGEDYDLLAPLKGPEGHQNVARTNGMGFDRSRLVVTSANKNLELTAKWIDQLYDPSQSVQNNWGTYGDEKQQNIFGMDEATKMLKHLPLEGTAPVELREKTSVGGPLAILDSYYGNVTTKPDDAAWRLNLMKEVMVPYMEADNIYPRVFFSLEDLDRISVIETDLFAYIKRKRAEWIANGGVEKEWNEYLAELDRLGLQEWLDIKQKGYDRNQE from the coding sequence ATGAAAAAAAGAATGTTTACAACAGCTTCAGCACTACTGCTTTCAGGTTCTTTACTTCTAACGGGCTGTACGAGCAAAAGTGGCGGCAGCGAAAGTTTCTCATCTAAGGATTACGGGCTAAAGGAAGTAAGCTTTCCATTGAAAGAGGTAAAAACATTAAAGATTATGACATCCAGTTCACCATTAGCTCCTGAGAATCCGAATGATAAGTTAATTTTTCAACGGTTAGAAGAACAAACTGGTGTTAAAGTAGACTGGAGAAACTATACAACGGATATATTCAATGAAAAACGTAATTTAGCCATTGCTAGTGGTGAGCTTCCGGACGCCATCTTTAATGCCGGATTCAGCGATTATGAACTATTAAAGCATGCGAAGGATGGAGTTATTGTACCAGTTGAGGATTTAATTCAGTATATGCCAAACTTACAAGCTGTCCTTGAAAAAGCACCACAATACAAAGCAATGATGACGGCGCCTGATGGCCATATCTATGCTTTTCCATGGATTGAGGAGTTGGGTGAAGGAAAAGAAAGTATTCATTCCCTTGATGCATTCCCATGGATTAATATGGAATGGTTAAACAAATTAGGATTAGAGGTTCCAAAAACAACCGAAGAGTTAAAGAAAGTCTTACTTGCTTTTAAAACTCAGGATCCGAATGGTAATGGTGAAGCGGACGAGATCCCAATGTCATTCATTATCAATGATGGTGGACAGGATCCCCATTCATTATTCGGTGCATTTGGTCTAGGAGATAACTGGGATTTCACGGTGGTAACGAATGATGGAGAAGTAAAACTAACTGCAGCTGATGAAAGCTATAAAAAGGCTATTAGCTGGTTTAATGATTTATACAATGAAGGATTAATCGATATCGAGGCATTTGAACATGATTGGAATACGTATCTAGCAAAAGGTCGAGACAAAAAATATGGTTTGTACTTTACATGGGATAAAGGAAATATCACTGGAATGGGCGAAGACTATGATTTGCTTGCTCCATTAAAAGGTCCAGAAGGACATCAAAATGTTGCAAGGACAAATGGAATGGGCTTTGATCGCTCTCGTTTAGTGGTGACATCAGCAAATAAAAACCTAGAATTAACAGCAAAGTGGATTGACCAGCTTTATGATCCGTCTCAATCCGTACAAAATAACTGGGGTACGTATGGTGACGAAAAGCAACAAAACATTTTTGGAATGGATGAGGCAACAAAAATGTTAAAACATCTTCCTTTAGAAGGTACTGCACCAGTTGAATTAAGAGAAAAAACATCTGTCGGCGGGCCATTGGCAATCTTAGACAGCTACTACGGTAATGTGACTACAAAACCAGATGATGCTGCTTGGAGATTGAACTTAATGAAAGAAGTAATGGTTCCTTACATGGAAGCCGATAATATTTACCCGCGTGTATTTTTCTCACTAGAGGACCTAGATCGAATTTCCGTGATCGAAACCGATTTGTTTGCTTATATTAAGCGAAAACGTGCGGAATGGATTGCAAATGGCGGTGTTGAAAAAGAATGGAATGAATATCTAGCAGAATTAGATCGACTTGGGCTACAAGAATGGCTAGATATTAAGCAAAAAGGTTACGATCGAAATCAGGAATAA
- a CDS encoding nuclease-related domain-containing protein translates to MPYKARSESVVLKTLRILNKRMKLTEDDQRYYQNQEKGYEGEVQFDVFTEMLQRNCYILNDLLLNNNKSSFQLDSSLIFQGTFSLFEVKNFEGEYVYDGEYFKTLSGLDIQNPLDQLKRSKLMLSQLLQSLGSKLTVEAYVIFINPQFTLYQTPPDLPFILPTQLNRFMSKLDQKPSLLNQSHKNLADKLISLHQTESPYTQFPIYEYEQIKKGMTCKVCHTFSVFVTGKKMVCKECGCEEMVALAIMRNAEEFKLLFPERKITTNIIQDWCRIVPCKKTISRSLGKNLKIIGKGQWAFYE, encoded by the coding sequence ATGCCATACAAAGCCCGGAGTGAATCAGTAGTATTAAAGACTCTTAGAATCTTAAACAAACGAATGAAATTAACCGAGGATGATCAAAGGTATTATCAAAACCAAGAAAAAGGATATGAAGGGGAAGTTCAATTTGATGTATTTACTGAGATGCTTCAACGTAATTGCTATATTTTGAACGATTTGCTGCTTAATAATAACAAGTCAAGTTTCCAACTGGATTCATCCCTCATTTTTCAAGGGACCTTTTCTCTTTTTGAAGTGAAAAATTTCGAAGGCGAGTACGTTTATGATGGTGAATATTTTAAAACACTCAGCGGACTAGATATCCAGAACCCGTTGGACCAACTAAAACGAAGCAAGTTAATGCTGAGTCAGCTTCTTCAATCGCTAGGGAGTAAGCTAACAGTTGAAGCATATGTCATATTCATCAACCCTCAATTTACCTTATACCAAACTCCACCTGACCTGCCTTTTATTCTCCCTACCCAACTTAACCGCTTTATGAGCAAATTGGATCAAAAACCTTCACTTCTCAATCAGTCCCATAAAAATCTAGCGGACAAACTCATTTCATTGCACCAAACAGAATCTCCCTATACCCAATTTCCCATATACGAGTATGAACAGATAAAAAAGGGGATGACGTGCAAGGTATGTCATACTTTTTCAGTGTTTGTCACGGGGAAAAAAATGGTATGTAAAGAGTGCGGTTGTGAAGAAATGGTCGCACTTGCCATCATGCGTAATGCAGAGGAATTTAAGCTCCTTTTTCCAGAACGCAAAATCACCACAAATATCATTCAGGATTGGTGTAGGATCGTTCCTTGTAAAAAGACAATAAGCCGGTCACTGGGAAAGAATCTTAAAATTATAGGTAAGGGTCAATGGGCTTTTTATGAATGA